In Saccharolobus solfataricus, a genomic segment contains:
- a CDS encoding MaoC family dehydratase encodes MSQEESGPFFEDFKVGQKFKSKVGRTITDVDNIWFTLLTNNSNQIHFNKDYTEKYFPGEPFNGRLVVNGFLTLTIVAGLLVEQTSQNGFMLGIENVKFLHPVFSGDTIYAEAEVIKVRESKSRPGFGIVKIRSYGYNQKGEKLIEFDRVFMVRKRGAKWSS; translated from the coding sequence ATGAGCCAAGAAGAGAGTGGACCATTCTTTGAGGATTTCAAAGTTGGTCAAAAATTCAAAAGCAAAGTTGGGAGAACAATAACAGATGTTGATAATATTTGGTTTACACTTTTAACAAATAATTCTAACCAAATTCACTTTAACAAGGACTACACAGAAAAGTATTTTCCGGGTGAACCTTTTAACGGTAGGCTAGTTGTGAATGGCTTCCTAACCCTCACAATTGTAGCTGGACTATTAGTTGAGCAGACAAGCCAAAATGGGTTTATGCTGGGAATAGAGAACGTTAAATTCCTCCACCCAGTATTTTCTGGTGACACAATTTACGCTGAGGCTGAGGTCATTAAGGTTAGGGAATCTAAGAGTAGACCAGGTTTCGGGATAGTCAAGATAAGATCGTATGGATATAACCAAAAAGGAGAGAAACTCATAGAGTTTGATAGAGTATTTATGGTGAGGAAAAGAGGTGCAAAGTGGTCTAGCTAG
- a CDS encoding LUD domain-containing protein, translated as MNDWDIAIKRGVEHNVPRVFKVLREHPYLEDLARKVREGKLEVLSNLDYYIEMTMKSVERIGGKAYFVENAEQAREIVGKIVGNGKRVVMGKSMVAYETGIRKYLQSLGNEVWETDLGELLIQFADEPPSHIIAPAVHMTRERIRELIKEKLGVDPGDKHEDIVKVAREFLRQKFLTADIGITGANAVAADAGSIVLVENEGNIRMSSVVPPVHISITGVEKILPNLEYAIYEALVQAAYAGLYPPTYINVTSGPSSTGDVEQKRVSPAHGPKEFHLILVDNGRRKANEDPVLREALLCIRCGRCHFHCPVYRVLDGKWGDPPYSGPMGAMWSGIVYNDYKPALLCSHAGNCREVCPMKINIPKVLEYLKNKYFSMMRAGTKE; from the coding sequence GTGAATGATTGGGATATTGCGATAAAGAGGGGAGTAGAGCATAACGTTCCTAGAGTATTTAAGGTACTGAGGGAACACCCGTATTTAGAAGATCTAGCTAGGAAGGTTAGAGAGGGAAAATTGGAGGTTCTTAGCAATTTAGATTATTACATAGAGATGACCATGAAATCTGTGGAGAGGATTGGAGGTAAGGCATATTTTGTGGAAAACGCTGAGCAAGCTAGGGAAATTGTTGGTAAAATCGTCGGTAATGGTAAGAGGGTTGTTATGGGTAAGTCAATGGTCGCATATGAGACGGGGATTAGGAAATATTTGCAGTCCTTAGGGAATGAGGTTTGGGAGACTGATTTAGGTGAACTGCTTATACAATTCGCTGATGAGCCTCCTTCTCACATAATTGCCCCAGCTGTTCATATGACTAGGGAGAGGATAAGAGAACTGATAAAGGAGAAATTAGGTGTAGATCCTGGAGATAAGCATGAGGATATTGTTAAAGTCGCTAGGGAATTCTTGAGGCAGAAGTTCTTAACTGCTGATATAGGAATTACTGGGGCTAATGCGGTAGCTGCAGATGCTGGTTCTATTGTTTTAGTTGAGAATGAGGGAAATATAAGGATGAGTAGTGTAGTTCCTCCAGTACACATTTCGATCACTGGTGTGGAGAAGATTTTGCCAAACTTAGAATACGCAATTTACGAAGCCTTAGTTCAAGCAGCTTATGCTGGTTTATATCCCCCAACTTACATAAACGTTACATCTGGTCCTTCATCGACTGGTGATGTTGAGCAAAAGAGAGTTTCTCCAGCTCATGGTCCCAAGGAGTTTCACTTGATTTTGGTTGATAATGGTAGGAGAAAGGCTAATGAAGATCCGGTGTTGAGGGAAGCGTTACTCTGTATAAGATGTGGGAGGTGTCATTTCCATTGTCCAGTCTACAGAGTTTTAGATGGTAAATGGGGTGATCCTCCATATTCTGGTCCAATGGGAGCAATGTGGAGTGGTATAGTATATAACGATTATAAACCAGCTTTACTTTGTTCTCATGCCGGTAACTGTAGGGAGGTATGTCCAATGAAAATAAATATTCCTAAGGTATTAGAATATTTGAAAAATAAGTACTTCAGTATGATGAGGGCTGGGACAAAGGAGTGA
- a CDS encoding MBL fold metallo-hydrolase, with product MIVKNFITGPLATNSYLVIAGKEGVIIDAGGDMSELIQTVRKEKINIRYIIATHGHFDHIMGVNQIKRDFPSSTFLINEKDLGLLKRASSMAQSFLNLLISDVTKPDGFVKEGDEIELGGEKLKIIETPGHTMGSICIIANGYIFTGDTLFYGTVGRTDLGGSEKLLRESLEKLKKLPDEIIVYPGHGPFTVLGYEKVKNPFLTMDILP from the coding sequence ATGATTGTTAAAAATTTCATTACTGGACCACTTGCAACAAACTCTTACCTAGTAATTGCGGGAAAGGAAGGGGTAATAATAGACGCTGGAGGAGATATGAGCGAACTAATACAAACAGTGAGAAAAGAGAAAATCAACATAAGGTATATAATAGCAACGCATGGTCACTTTGACCACATCATGGGAGTGAACCAAATAAAGAGGGACTTCCCTTCATCAACTTTCCTAATTAACGAAAAGGACTTAGGATTACTAAAGAGGGCTAGTAGTATGGCACAGTCTTTCCTTAACCTATTAATTTCAGATGTGACTAAACCTGACGGTTTTGTAAAGGAAGGTGATGAAATAGAACTAGGAGGGGAAAAGTTGAAAATTATTGAAACTCCAGGTCATACCATGGGAAGTATCTGCATTATAGCAAATGGATACATATTCACCGGGGATACGTTATTTTACGGAACTGTTGGTAGGACTGACTTAGGTGGATCTGAAAAATTACTGAGAGAAAGTTTAGAAAAACTGAAGAAATTACCAGATGAGATAATAGTTTACCCAGGGCACGGTCCATTTACAGTATTAGGATATGAGAAAGTAAAGAATCCTTTCCTAACCATGGACATATTGCCATAA
- a CDS encoding heterodisulfide reductase-related iron-sulfur binding cluster, translating into MINEDQLNFIRKNLVKYLMEDYLPFPVNRSVCYEWANGLNIRRGGETIIYTGCSYQLAELGKRFDEILPALSKFKGVERFSSILKVFYKPKDTRSYKILRNIASVLKSSVDFGYLYEDEPYSGTILLEMGMVEEFKEYAKKLVEVFDSHGVKRIITVDPHTHYTLFRIKEMLSPSWNVEIVNYFELIKNVKVKGEGTFVFHDSCLYSRFLGMRDSIREVIKSSGIVLKEDEMITGKETSMCCGGPLAPINKETSDKIARNRAEALKSVHNKVLLACPFCYANLSPYVEAYDFAEVISGE; encoded by the coding sequence ATGATAAACGAAGATCAGCTCAATTTCATTAGAAAGAATCTAGTGAAATATTTAATGGAGGATTACCTTCCATTTCCGGTAAATAGGAGTGTTTGTTACGAATGGGCTAATGGTTTAAATATAAGGAGAGGAGGGGAGACGATAATCTACACTGGCTGTTCCTATCAGTTGGCTGAATTGGGAAAGAGATTTGACGAAATTTTGCCTGCATTATCCAAATTTAAGGGTGTAGAAAGATTTTCGTCGATATTGAAGGTCTTCTACAAGCCTAAGGATACACGTTCATATAAGATTTTGAGGAATATTGCTTCAGTTCTAAAATCTAGTGTTGATTTCGGCTATTTATATGAGGATGAGCCCTACAGTGGTACAATCTTACTTGAAATGGGCATGGTGGAGGAATTTAAGGAATACGCTAAGAAATTGGTTGAAGTTTTCGACTCCCATGGCGTTAAGAGGATAATTACTGTAGACCCCCACACTCATTATACGCTCTTTAGGATAAAGGAAATGCTCTCGCCATCGTGGAATGTGGAGATTGTGAACTACTTCGAACTTATTAAAAACGTTAAGGTTAAGGGTGAGGGTACTTTCGTATTTCATGATTCTTGTCTTTATTCGAGGTTTCTAGGGATGAGGGATTCCATTAGGGAAGTGATTAAGAGTAGTGGAATAGTATTGAAGGAGGATGAGATGATAACTGGGAAGGAAACCTCAATGTGTTGTGGGGGTCCTTTAGCCCCGATAAATAAGGAAACCAGTGATAAGATAGCTAGAAATAGAGCTGAGGCATTAAAGAGTGTTCACAATAAGGTGCTCTTAGCTTGTCCATTCTGTTATGCTAATCTCTCTCCTTATGTGGAGGCTTACGATTTCGCAGAGGTGATAAGTGGTGAATGA